In Tolypothrix sp. NIES-4075, the following proteins share a genomic window:
- a CDS encoding helix-turn-helix domain-containing protein has product MKTYLNDLRQKIIDAYIKREGSYRKLARKFDVSLSFVQTLINRYQDIGRIEPLPHGGGQKPKINDKHSEILQKLVVENNDATLEELCSLFESKTQIKVSRATMGRALQKLQITRKKNLPCERTRYG; this is encoded by the coding sequence ATGAAAACTTACTTGAATGACTTACGTCAAAAAATCATTGATGCTTATATAAAGCGGGAAGGTTCATATCGAAAACTAGCGCGAAAATTTGATGTTAGCCTGAGTTTTGTACAAACATTAATCAACCGTTATCAGGATATAGGTAGAATCGAGCCATTACCACATGGTGGTGGTCAAAAGCCAAAAATAAATGATAAACATTCAGAAATCTTACAGAAACTGGTAGTAGAAAACAATGATGCAACGCTCGAAGAACTATGTAGCTTGTTCGAGTCAAAAACTCAAATCAAGGTCAGCCGTGCCACGATGGGAAGGGCTTTACAAAAACTCCAAATAACGCGAAAAAAAAACCTTCCATGCGAGCGAACAAGATACGGATAG
- a CDS encoding PEP-CTERM sorting domain-containing protein (PEP-CTERM proteins occur, often in large numbers, in the proteomes of bacteria that also encode an exosortase, a predicted intramembrane cysteine proteinase. The presence of a PEP-CTERM domain at a protein's C-terminus predicts cleavage within the sorting domain, followed by covalent anchoring to some some component of the (usually Gram-negative) cell surface. Many PEP-CTERM proteins exhibit an unusual sequence composition that includes large numbers of potential glycosylation sites. Expression of one such protein has been shown restore the ability of a bacterium to form floc, a type of biofilm.), producing the protein MKNLALLCATAFATTSGLVFGTIQAASALNWNWNYSGTGIAANGIFTTNDTPNDLGFYQISGITGTRNGETITGLQAAGTPIPGNEPFNVDNLISLNSQQLTTNGFGYSTSGGNYSNPFFADFLTPPGYLEVFSAVPLVPGFENFGLEDSELPIRFSASIITVPEPNSIFGLLTLSTLGAGLALKRTKPSKFTEKKLEKIS; encoded by the coding sequence ATGAAAAATCTAGCTTTACTATGTGCCACAGCCTTTGCCACCACATCTGGATTGGTTTTTGGGACAATCCAAGCCGCCTCTGCTTTAAATTGGAACTGGAATTATTCTGGTACTGGCATCGCGGCAAACGGTATTTTCACCACTAATGACACCCCTAACGATTTGGGTTTTTACCAGATTTCTGGAATTACTGGTACACGAAATGGTGAAACAATTACTGGTTTGCAAGCTGCCGGGACTCCAATACCGGGAAATGAACCTTTTAATGTTGACAATTTAATAAGTCTTAATAGTCAGCAGTTAACGACTAATGGCTTTGGGTATTCCACATCGGGGGGAAACTATTCTAATCCGTTTTTCGCTGATTTTTTAACGCCACCAGGTTATTTAGAGGTTTTTTCTGCGGTACCACTTGTACCAGGTTTTGAAAATTTTGGATTGGAAGATAGTGAGTTACCCATTAGGTTTTCTGCAAGCATAATTACCGTCCCTGAACCCAACTCCATCTTTGGCTTACTTACCCTCAGCACTCTCGGTGCTGGTTTAGCACTGAAACGTACAAAGCCATCCAAATTCACCGAGAAGAAGCTCGAAAAAATTTCCTAA